Proteins encoded together in one Salmo salar chromosome ssa08, Ssal_v3.1, whole genome shotgun sequence window:
- the LOC123744268 gene encoding ras-responsive element-binding protein 1, whose translation MVFHTQIASIMEVLANAAVAEICKLVDDDYAVFRLEITQSQKENRALRRKLQLLELKVARERVLTSRPSSVKILDRYRGMARGEGHLTGGHRSFVKPAGHNTWRDDQPITVDDGSGTSTQHVIVIESADAKAAGPGVKQERTEREEDPQQSRDIQTGPTGTPPVATEDTAPAPSRTQPSITEVCGTPNAVLKSETDTETLTVTHRLLHTGSDHRSDPERLGLGPLGCAPIPGSEYLPIFHQVQRTVHSRGDGEVLFTGVDDLSCTYATEMDPGNVSLDLETQTDLSRGDWNRYSSSVYSEGCLDKKGEVIVVDEVTVKVEGDTPPTWNADSHLGDGHSQGRDFLDYRKSLETNTNVIHPFRDRDPVSTSMGPSDSHGCALLDQALNSKDRARAQALGGEATSSKKQGVKPFSCTQCSMRFAQAGNLKRHQRVHTGEKPFSCTQCHMCFAQAGDLKRHQRVHTGERPYSCPQCEKRFSHQHHLKMHLKIHTESRLFACTHCGKRFSERSYLRIHQQKNHSTL comes from the exons atggtttttcacactcaaatagcctccatcatggaggtgctagcgaatgcagctgtggcagagatctgtaaactcgtagacgacgactatgcagtgtttcgtttggaaataactcaaagccagaaagaaaacagggcattgcggaggaaactacagctaCTGGAACTGAAGGTGGCACGAGAGCGCGTCCTCACCAGTCGTCCCAGTAGTGTCAAGATCCTCGACCGCTACAGAGGAATGGCGAGAG gtgaaggacatctcactggaggccacaggagctttgtgaagccagcgggacacaatacatggagagatgatcaaccaatcactgttgacgatgggagtggaacctcaacccagcacgttatcgtgatagag TCTGCAGATGCAAAGGCTGCTGGTCCTGGGGTCAAGCAGGAGAggactgaaagagaggaggacCCACAGCAaagcagagacatccagactggaCCGACTGGAACACCCCCTGTAGCCACGGAGGACACTGCCCCAGCGCCATCCAGGACCCAACCCAGCATCACGGAGGTCTGTGGAACGCCAAACGCTGTCCTCAAGTCGGAGACGGACACTGAGACTTTAACTGTAACACACAGGCTCTTACACACAGGATCTGACCACAggtcagacccagagagactggggctggggccaCTGGGCTGTGCTCCTATTCCCGGCTCAGAATACTTACCGATATTTCACCAGGTCCAGAGGACGGTTCATTCCCGTGGAGATGGTGAGGTGTTATTCACTGGCGTTGATGACCTGTCTTGTACTTACGCTACAGAGATGGACCCTGGCAACGTATCCTTGGATTTAGAGACacagactgatctgtctagaggggactggaaccggtacagtagtagtgtatactctgaagggtgCCTAGATAAGAAAGGAGAGGTTATAGTGGTAGATGAGGTGACTGTGAAAGTGGAGGGCGACACTCCTCCAACATGGAATGCAGATAGTCACCTAGGAGACGGACACTCACAAGGCAGAGATTTCTTAGATTACAGGAAAAGCTTAGAGACAAATACAAACGTCATCCACCCGTTCCGGGATCGCGACCCAGTGTCCACGTCAATGGGGCCTTCTGATTCACACGGCTGCGCCCTTTTGGATCAGGCGTTGAACTCAAAAGACAGGGCTAGAGCCCAGGCTCTGGGAGGGGAAGCAACATCAAGCAAAAAACAGGGGGTGAAACCCTTTAGCTGTACCCAGTGTTCTATGCGCTTCGCCCAGGCTGgcaacctgaagaggcaccagagggtccacacaggggagaaacccttcagctgtacccagtgtcacatgtGTTTCGCCCAGGCTGgtgacctgaagaggcaccagagggtccacacaggagagagaccttacagctgcccccagtgtgagaagaggttctcccaccAGCACCATCTGAAGATGCACTTGAAGATCCACACTGAATCGAGGCTGTTCGCCTGTACGCACTGCGGGAAGAGATTTtcagagaggagctacctcaggatacaccagcagaaaaaccATTCCACTCTATAA